The DNA window TGCTTCAGCCCAGTACTCCTCGCAGAGAGAGGCATAATGAGAGTCGAGGTAATGACAGCAGACATCCGCCCCGGCGTTCTCGCTGGCAAGAAACCCGGCCAGCTGACCGCGTCCATGGCTGGTGCAGAGGATCCGCCCGGCTTTGAGCGAGACGAGATGCTCGATGAGCAACTGCTCCTCGGTTCGCGGGGGAATGTAGGGAATCTCATCCTCGAACTGGGGAGCCTGCTGCTTGCGACGTCGTCGCTTCTGCGCCATTAAAATGTCTTCCTGCTGTCGATCATCAACGTGACCGGGCCTTCGTTAACGAGTGAAACACGCATCTCCGCCTGAAACTGTCCTGTTTCGACCTTAACCCCCTGCCCTCGAAGCTCGGCGACGAACTCCTGGTAGAACTGGTTAGCCTGCGTTGGAGGGGCCGCTTCGATAAAGCTGGGCCGCCGGCCTTTGCGGCAGTCGCCGAAGAGCGTGAACTGACTGATCACCAGGGCTGCTCCTCCGACGTCGAT is part of the Rubinisphaera margarita genome and encodes:
- the dtd gene encoding D-aminoacyl-tRNA deacylase is translated as MRAVVQRVSSSSVEVDENIVGQIGPGLMVLLGVGQDDTAKDAIWMAEKVATLRIFHDEAGKMNRSLIDVGGAALVISQFTLFGDCRKGRRPSFIEAAPPTQANQFYQEFVAELRGQGVKVETGQFQAEMRVSLVNEGPVTLMIDSRKTF